Part of the Coregonus clupeaformis isolate EN_2021a chromosome 31, ASM2061545v1, whole genome shotgun sequence genome, GACTAGTATGAATAGagtgcatgtacagtgagggaaaaaagtatttgatcccctgctgattttgtatgtttgcccactgacaaagaaatgatcagtctataattttaatggtaggtttatttgaacagtgagagacagaataacaacaacaaaatccagaaaaacgcatgtcaaaaatgttataaatgtatttgcattttaatgagggaaataagtatttgaccccctctcaatcagaaagatttctggctcccaggtgtcttttatacaggtaacgagctgagattaggagtgctcctaatctcagcttgttacctgtataaaagacacctgtccacagaagcaatcaatcaatcagattccaaactctccaccatggccaagaccaaagagctctccaaggatgtcagggacaagattgtagacctacacaaggctggaatgggctacaagaccatcgccaagcagcttggtgagaaggtgacaacagttggtgtgattatttgcaaatggaagaaacacaaaagcactgtcaatctccctcggcctggggctccatgcaagatctcacctcgtggagtttcaatgatcatgagaacggtgaggaatcagcccagaactacactggaggatcttgtcaatgatctcaaggcagctgggaccatagtcaccaagaaaacaattggtaacacactacgccgtgaaggactgaaatcctgcagcgcccgcaaggtccccctgctcaagaaagcacatatacatgcccgtcggaagtttgccaatgaacatctgaaagattcagaggagaactgggtgaaagtgttgtggtcagttgagaccaaaatgcagctctttggcatcaactcaactcgctgtgtttggaggaggaggaatgttacctatgaccccaagaacaccatccccaccgtcaaacatggaggtgaaaacattatgctttgggggtgtttttctgctaaggggacaggacaacttcacagcatcaaagggacgatggactgggccatgtaccgtcaaatcttgggtgagaacctccttccctcagccagggcattgaacatgggtcgtggatgggtattccagcatgacaatgacccaaaacacacggccaaggcaacaaaggagcggctcaagaagaagcacattaaggtcctggagtggcctagccagtctccagaccttaatcccatagaaaatctgtggagggagctgaaggttcgagttgccaaacgtcagcctcgaaaccttaatgacttggagaagatctgcaaagaggagtgggacaaaatccctcctgagatgtgtgcaaacctggtggccaactacaaaaacgtctgacctctgtaattgccaaccaagggttttgccaccaagtaataagtcatgttttgcagaggggtcaaatacttatttccctcattaaaatgcaaatcaatttataacatttttgacatgtgtttttctggtttttttttgtttgttattctgtctctcactgttcaaataaacctaccattaaaattatagactgatcatttctttgtcagtgggcaaacgtacaaaatcagcaggggatcaaatacttttttccctcactgtagcatacCTAGCCTTTAGCGAAACAGGATAGTATCATATTGAGCAGATGATCCGGGTTTGGAACCCGGTCATTTAGATTCCACATTGGCTCCATATTCTGTTGCCGTTCCGTATTCAGTGCCTGTTATATGAATTTCTCTCTGTCCTAGTAGCTGCTGCTGTTGTTCAGATCTGAAAGATTTGGATGGGTGTAGAGAATATGGTAGTAGCTTCACCTTTGCCCTCTGATAGGGTAGGTGGAATTTTGCCATATTGCTTAAACAATATACATTCCTTTGAGATCTACAAGAGTGCCTAAAGGATAGGGCCTATGGGGTTGTTTCTGAACCAGCCTAGTTTGTGGACCTCTTGTAATTTTCTATGATGCCATAGACATGGAGGCTTACCTTGTAGCTGCTGCTGTAGATGCTGCTGTTCCAGGGCCAGAGTTGACAGGGTGTAAGTGCAGAATTCCAGGTTCTCCAGGGTCTGCAGACAggccgtctcctcctcctcctcctcctccagcatgGCCCTCAGCTCCGCGGCTGTGTGAGCGTACGCCTCCatgtccttctccatctcctgCAGCCGCAGCAGCAGCCTGTACTCCTCCTCTTGCTGCATCTCTCTTTGCCTCTCAATCTTGATCTCCCTGTCCATCTCCATCTCAAGGTGCTGCTCTATCTCCTTCTCTTGCTCCAGAGCCAGGTCACCGAAGGCAGGTTCagactcttctctcctctcatcagtCTCTGTCGCAGACCCCTCCCCCTCCTCGCGGGTGTAGAAGAGGGGTCCAAAGGGCTGGAGGTTGTTAAGGGGAGGGGATGGTTGCCGGGGGCAGTGTGGGGGTGGGCGAGGCGCAGGGCGTGCCGGTTTGTAGGGAGCTCGAACTGGGGGGTGGAGGATTCTTGGACGAGGGGGAGGGGGGCGAAGGGTCTTGCATCTCTCCagggaggaagagggttggaGGAGGGTCAGTTGGGAGTGGGAGGAGCCTCGCATGATGTCGCTCTCGCTACTGAAGTCCAGTATGGAAAAGTGACGGGAGATGTTGGATTGTCGGCTTGCATTATCCCCGGCAGCAGCCCCGACAACATCCCTAGCAGCAGCCCCGACAACATTGGCCCCTCCGTGCCCCGGCAGGCTCTTCTCAAATTGCAAGAGCTGCTGGGATAACTTGGTCTCCAGGTCGCCGGCTGATGTTGCCAGGGAATCCAACGTGAGGGAAGCGGGCAGGAGACCATTGGAGCCCTGTCCCTTCTGCTGGGACAGCGCCCTGCGCTCACCGCGGCAACCCAGTAGCAAGTCGGCGTCGTTGACGCTGGAGTGGCGGGTCAGCTTTTTCTGCCTGTGGCCCTCCACCACTAGACTTAACAATGCCTTGCCCAGACTAGGACCTTTGTCATTTCTAGTGGTGCCCTCTGGTGCTCCGAGGTAGTGGCCATTATCTTTGGACCAGGCAGACTGGGTGCTAGGTGTAGCTAGGCTAAGGGCTCTGTTGAGTAGTGGTGGTAGGGTCGTATCAGGGTGGCTAGTCCTGCTACCATTATTGGTGGCGGTAGGGCTGATGTGATGCCTGTGGCCCAGAGCTGGCACACTAGGCCGAGGGGGAAGCCTGGGCCTTGCCGGAGGGACAGAGCTGGGTCTCTGGGGCCCATGGTGGGCTGTAGGCCTGTGAGTTTGCGGTTCAGCCctatctcttctctcccccctgtccTGGGTCCGCTCCCCTGCACTCTCCTGGGAAAGCATCTCGCTGACAGAGTCCCCCTGCCATCTCCTTTCTTCCGCCCTATCAAAGTAATCCAGGTCCCACACAGTGTGGTCCTCTTGGGGTCTCCACTCAGAACCGTACTTCGTCTTGCTATGGTCCTGTTGACCGGAGCTGCAGTCCAAGGTGTAGCTGCTATACTCCTCCACCCCTTCTCTTTTTACAGCTTCCATGTCTTCCCTCACGTTTTGCCCATCGTCCTCAATCTTGACAAAGCGATGTGGAAAGACACCACATCGCCCTCTCAGCTCGCCCTCCAGCCAACCGTCCTCCAGGGTGTTCAGCACCCGGATACGGTCCCCCACGTCAAATTCCAACTCTCCTGGCTCCATGGCCCGAAAGTCGTGCAGTGCTACCCCATacaccccatcctcctcctcttcttcaacCTCCCCGGAAAACACCTCCTCAATCCCTTCCCCACTACTGTAGGGCTCATAGGTCAAAGGTTCAGTCTTGTAGCTCATGGGGTCAGCCTCTGTATCATGTGGGGACCTCAGGGGCCCCAGAAGCTCCACGAATCCCTCGGGAAACACCCCCCTGCGTCCGACCAGCTCTCCCTGGAACCAGCCAGACTCAGGAAGGCCGATGATTGTGATAAGGTCCCCCTTGCGGAAGTCTAACTCCTCATGGAGCTGTGCGTGGAGGTCCATGAGGGCCCTGGCCTGGCCGAAGGCATATGGGGGGAGCTCGGAAGCCTGGGCCTGGGCGCTGCGCTCCGACAGCTGCCTGGAGCGACCCGACAGGTGGAGCTCTTTCACGCAGGACACAGGGAAGAGGCCACGAGCTCCCCAGGCATTACGCCCCCTCTGCCAGGCTGTCCCTGGGTCCACGCTGCTCTCGGCTGCCACCACATCACCTaacaagaaagagagggaggggagagcaaATGAGAAGAGAcgagaggaggaagatgaaggtGACAGTagtaagacagaaagagagggaagaatgAGGAAGGGCAAGAAGAGGGGAGTCAGATTAGATATTGTATGGCTTGAGAATTTTATCACAGCAGGTGGTGAAAATGTAACTTGACTGGGCCTCATTCATCAATAATGAGCAGCAGAAATGTGAAATTCGTTCATATATGCAAGGTTTTCAAAAACATTTCCAAGGTGTAAGGTACATTTGAATAATCTCTATGTTTCGTGCATGTTTTTTATGAGAACAGATATACATATTtctatgtacactgagtataccaaacattaggaacaccttcctaatattgagttgcacccccctccccttttgtcctcagaacagcctcaatttgttggggcatggactctacaaggtgtcgatagcgttccacagggatgctggcccatgttgactgcaatgcttcccacagttgtgtctagttggctggatgtcctttgggtggtggaccattcttgatacacatgggaaactgagtgtgaaaaacccagcagcgttgcagttcttgacacaaaccggtgcgcctgacatctactaccataccccattcaaaggcacttaaatagtttgtcttgcccattcaccctctgaatggcacacatacagtccatgtctcaattgtctcaaggcttaaaaatccttctttaacctgtctcctccccttcatctacactggttgaagtggatttaacaagttacatcaataagggatcatagctttcacctggattcacctggtcagtctatgtcattaaaagagcaggtgttcttagtgttttgtatactcagtgtatatgttgaTAAATTAGGCCCATGAATTATCAATAGAAGAGCCCTGAGTAACTATAATTCGAGGTGCCAGTGCAGTGCTATATTCATTAGTGCAAACCATAGCaaaatgagcatttcttattgAACAAGTTCAGGGTAGTCCCTGCCTGTTTTGCGCGTGTTTGCTTCTGATTGGTTCCtggtgaatacacccctggtaaTTAAAAGtgtggttgcaacactcactaccgagctccaaactgcctctggacgcaatgtcagcacaataactgttcattgggagcttcatggaatgggtttccatggccgagcagccgcacacaagcctaagatcagtatgcgcaatgccaagcatccgctggagtggtgtaaagctcgccgccattggacttcatccgaaggacgaatctggttttgacggatgccaggataactctacctgccccaatgcatagtgcagactgtaaagtttggtggaggaggaataatagtctggggctgtttttcatggttcgggctagaccccttagtttcagtgaagggaaatcttaacgctacagcatacaatgacattctagacaattctgtgcttccaactttgtggcaacagtttggggcaggccctttcctgtttcagcatgacaatgcccctgtgcacaaagcgaggtccatagagaaatggtttgtcaaattcggtgtggaagaacttgactggcatgcacagagccctgacctcaaccccattgaacacctttgggatgaattggaacgccaactgcgagccaggcctaatcacccaacatcattgcctgacctcactaatgctcttggcagaatggaagcaagtccccacagcaatgttcgaacatctagtggaaagccttcccagaagagtggaggctgttatagcagcaaaggggcaACCAACTCCAtagtaatgcccatgattttggaatgagatgttcgacaagcaggtgtaacacatacctttggtaatgtagtgtatctgttTCCAAACATTCTGAACTGTCACATTGGCCGTGTCCTGAATGGGCCCCTAGCATCTTTACAGAGTGGTCACTAGTGACATCTAGTGAAGCCCTTGGGGATTggcctaaacattttctggtggTGGGTTGCTACAGTTCAGTACATAAAATACAGTATGCAGACAGAATCCATTGAACAAGCAATAAGGATTATTCAATTAAACCAATTGTCACAGATAGCTCATGAATAAATGAGCACCATAAAGTCATATGGAGTATGGAAGGGTTGTTCAAATACAATCCTGGAGGTTTACAGCACTTCTAAGTTCATTGAATTTGTACGAAATTattttaagaaaataaatataatatatgccatttaggagacgcttttatccaaagcgacttagtcatacgtgcatacctttttgttgttgtatgggtggccccagtgGTAATCAAATCCACAATCCTTGGTGtagcaagcgccatgctcaaccaactgtgTCACACAGGACCACATAAAATCTTTGCATGAGCAATTGTTATGATTTCAGCATTTACCACTGTTTTAGTAGCTCGAAAACCAAAACAATACAATGAATAATATATAGAAGAGGATAGGCCATCCCACTGTGCCAGGTTCCTATCaaagtttcttcctaggttcctagGGAATTTTTTCCTGGCCACTGTGCTTTTGCTTCTgctttgcttgctctttggggtgaAGGCCAGGAatatgtaaagcactttgtgaaatatacttaagtatcaaaagtaaaagtacaagtataaataatttcaaattccttaaagtaagcaaaccagacggcacaattttcaagttttttaaatttatggatagccaggggcacgctccaacactcagacataatttacaaatgaagcatttgtgtttagtgagtcctccagatcagaggcagtagggatgttcagggatgttctcttgataagtgcatgaattggaccattttcctgttctgctaagcattcaaaatgtaacgagtacttttgggtgtcatggaaaatgtatggattaaaagtacataattttgtttaggaatgtagtgaagtaaaagtaaaagatgacaaaaatataaatagtaaagtaaagtacagataccccaaaaaacaacttaagtaaaaattatttaaagtactacttaagtactttacaccactggtgttgTCCATCCTGCCCTGCTGGATTCCCTTGATGCCTACCATACTACATGCCCTGCCTGGTGTCCTGCATCCCGTGTCTTTCCCATGTTCAGTCTTCCCTTTACCCATTTCTGCCCCATTTgatgactatttgcactgccccccacccccaccccatctttttacgctgctgctactttgtTAATGACTTATTacataggataaagtaatccttctacccccctaaaaaaaaaaaaaaaaaaaaaaaagatattgtaaagtggttatcccactggctatagggtgaatgcacctatttgtaagtcgctctggataagagcgtctgctaaatgacgtaaatgtaatgtaaatgttatgcaTAGTCagtttaactctacccacatgtacatattacttcaacttcctcaactagccggtggccccgcacattgactctgcaccggtacccccctgtatatatagcctccctactgttatttagttttacttctgctctttttttctcaacacttttttttgttgttgttttattttacttttttttataaaaaataaatgcactgttggttaagggctgtaagtaagcatttcactgtaatgtctgcacctgttgtattcggcgcatgtggccaatacaattagatttgatttgataaatgcACTTTAAAATGCTACGCTGAGTGTTACAGTGTTGCTtctgaaccagggaccctctgaacacattGACAACTGTCACCCACAAAGCATCATTCCCTGTCACTCCACAAAAGCTGCGGTCCTTGcggagcaagggaaacaactacttcaaggtcttagagcgagtgacgtcaccaatTGAACGCTACTAGCgcacaccgctaactagctaccaACTGGGCACACCGCGTCACttcaacgtggataattgggtaatatttggttgacacgttgatcaatgagattacaatcAGTGTTGGCTCctcagagaggaaggagaggaccatCCTAATCTCTGAATTTCAGAAGACAAAACAATTGTGGAACACTAAAAAAGTGAACAGATTGTTTTTGCAATGAAAGTCTACAGCAGGGGTACTCAACttctatttgagaaggtccagtgacacacatttcctaggtggcaaaggtccggatggatattgtcCTTTATTGGCGCTGTGGTACAGCGTAGTAACAAACATAGTCGTTTTCGACTTGGGAAATATGTGGTTATATAAAATGtacattaaatacattaaatTAGACTAGGAATTAGAATTAATTACAACTTCTTTCAAATGTAAACGTGCAAAATTGCATAAACATTGCTGAAGAACAAAAGTGGTTGCATAATTGTCTCTGCAAAAAGTGCACTGTGAACCATTGTACATGGCCTTGAATAcatgttttctattttttataaaataaagtGCATGTTTTCTGGAGAACAAAGGAGAGTTGAACAAAATTAATAATCTGAATGCACAGAATGTCACTGTGGGCCATGCAATATTCATGTACAAGTCAGTCTGGGCCTTGCCCTGCATTAATGACAAAAATTACACTCTCCTGCCAATGCTTTGAACTTTGGCACAAATGGTGTGAGAGAAACTCTGCAGGCACCATCTTTCCCCAGAAAGTGACAGGGTCACAATCACCAGCCTGCTCCTTCAAAGCCCCATTTTCTTGCAGCTCAATCAACTCCATTTGCAGTGATGCAACATCTTCCCATCTGAAGATCTGTTTTGCTTCTTCTGACAGCTTTGTCACATTAGTGACCAAGAAGGGGTTCTGGATAAGCAGCAGCTGTTCTCTTCCAACAGTGAAGTCATAAAAGCGAGCCTTGAAGTTCTCCATCAGCTTCTGGATGAAATCAACATGGTTGGGAACATCTTTGTCTCCCTGCGTTAGCACCAGAAGATTGGGGAGGTGGACAAGCTCTTCTTGAAAAGCTCCACAATTTCTTCTGGAAAGGCCGGACTGCTGTTATCATATCACATACTGGCGTTGTCCCGTGCCTGCAGCTCACCATTCAGTTGATTAAAGGTGTGATGTAATGTCTGTCAAAAATGCAACTGTTTCCATCTTCTCCTCATCTTCCAAAAACTCAGAAAAAACTGAGTTGCCTTGTCACTCTTTTGCTCTGATAAGAAAGCTTTGATTTCCTCCTGAATGGCCCAAAAGCGTTCAGTTTCAACATCGTTGTCATGACCTCAGAACACTATTTTCCCAGACTGGCACACAGGACAGATTGATGGATGATGCAGTGATATGATGTCAGGGTGGTCCTCTTTCAAACATGCAACcagtcccctccctcttcctatcATGGCTGGAGCTCCATCTGTGGTGATGGAGACCACTGACTTCAGATCTATCCCCCTTTTTGTCAGCATCCCTTTGATGGCCTCATGGATATCCTCTCCCCTATGTGTGCTTCTAGATTTGTTAAGCCCAACAGCTCCTCACAGAATTCCTTATTTGTTTCGTTATAAAATCTGACAAACACCAGAAGCTGCCCATTATCAGTGTTATCTGTTGATTCATCCACAGCTAATGAAATGCATGATGCATTCTGAATGGCCTCATCAAGTGGATTCTTCTCATTGCTGTGGAATCTGACAGTGGGATCTGTTTGATCTTTTCCTTCAGCTCATCTTTTTGTTTACAATCAAGCAAGGTCTCAGCAACTTCACTCATGCATTCTTTAACCATCTCTGCGTCAGTAAATGGCTTTTTGCGTTTTCCCAAAACCCAAGCTATTCTCAGTGAGTACTCCATTGCACGTTCTTGGGCTTTCAGGGAATGCACAAGAACTTTGGTGGACCTCACAAATTGGGCTTTGAGCTGATTTATCACCTGTGTTTTGGGGATACGTTTGCTCGAAATTACTTTGTTTTGTGTCATAGTGGCATTTCACATTGGCACTTTTCACGAGCGCTACGGACTCTAAGCATATCAGGCACATTGGTTTTGAACTTGTTGCGGGGAGAATGAATGCGTACTTGTCTGTTCACTCGTCTTTGAAAATGTGATTTCCGCTATCAACTTTAATTTTCTTTGAACAAGCCATCCTCACATTCACAATGTCTATCGATGGACATACTTCcgtgtgtgtctgcctgctgCTTGCTCCCAGTCCCAACACAGTCTTTCAGTGTCGAAGATATTTGCATATATTTATGCGATTGGATGAGATGTGTCTCTCTTCATGAGACTAATTTGTATAAATGCACGCGATTGGACAGGACGCGGCCCCAGGCTGGTGTTTCTTCACCActactagagacagagagaggctgcGCTGCACTTGGGAAACGGTGCCCGGTCGATCATGTTTGAAAGCTGTCTGAAATTAATTTACTGACTTCGATATCGTTTGTTGCTGTTCGGTCCGTATTGACCCTTTGCTGGGTCCGGACACGGACCGCGGTCCGTCATTTGAGTATGACTGGTCTACAGTatcctcaacagcactctctagGGTAACACCATGGTATAGCCGGAGGACAGTcattttccatcctcctctgggtacattgactacAATACAAatcctaggaggctcatggttctcacccccttccatagacttacacagtaattatgatgactaccggaggatgtcctccaacctatcagagctcttacagcatgaactgacatgttgtccatc contains:
- the LOC121547149 gene encoding dynamin-binding protein-like, whose translation is MEPGSVVRAVFEFLPSVSEELPLFTGDVIEVLNVVDEFWLLGNKDGVTGQFPSTFVEAVTIPSTKPEDKLYVCINDFSTAKPGNLPLQRGDVVAAESSVDPGTAWQRGRNAWGARGLFPVSCVKELHLSGRSRQLSERSAQAQASELPPYAFGQARALMDLHAQLHEELDFRKGDLITIIGLPESGWFQGELVGRRGVFPEGFVELLGPLRSPHDTEADPMSYKTEPLTYEPYSSGEGIEEVFSGEVEEEEEDGVYGVALHDFRAMEPGELEFDVGDRIRVLNTLEDGWLEGELRGRCGVFPHRFVKIEDDGQNVREDMEAVKREGVEEYSSYTLDCSSGQQDHSKTKYGSEWRPQEDHTVWDLDYFDRAEERRWQGDSVSEMLSQESAGERTQDRGERRDRAEPQTHRPTAHHGPQRPSSVPPARPRLPPRPSVPALGHRHHISPTATNNGSRTSHPDTTLPPLLNRALSLATPSTQSAWSKDNGHYLGAPEGTTRNDKGPSLGKALLSLVVEGHRQKKLTRHSSVNDADLLLGCRGERRALSQQKGQGSNGLLPASLTLDSLATSAGDLETKLSQQLLQFEKSLPGHGGANVVGAAARDVVGAAAGDNASRQSNISRHFSILDFSSESDIMRGSSHSQLTLLQPSSSLERCKTLRPPPPRPRILHPPVRAPYKPARPAPRPPPHCPRQPSPPLNNLQPFGPLFYTREEGEGSATETDERREESEPAFGDLALEQEKEIEQHLEMEMDREIKIERQREMQQEEEYRLLLRLQEMEKDMEAYAHTAAELRAMLEEEEEEETACLQTLENLEFCTYTLSTLALEQQHLQQQLQDLNNSSSY